The Thermodesulfobacteriota bacterium DNA window CCTGCCTCTATGGGAGGGGCTTTCGGGCGTGCTGCTCCTCGGTGCCGATGCGGCCGTGGAGGTGGGCGTGTGGTTCGTACGCTTCTTCGCGGAGCTGCCCTACGCCTCGGTCCGTGTAACGACGCCGACCGTGGTAGAGGTGGCGCTCTTCTTTTTGCTTATCGTGTCGGCGGCGGAGGCGTCGAAGAAGCGTACGGCGCTCTGGCCCGTCCCGGTCCTGCTCCTCGCGCTCATGGTCGATACCGGCTGGTGGCGCTACCAAGGGCTATTGAAGGACGACCTTACGGTAACCTTCATAAGCGTCGGGCAGGGGGACTCCGCACTCGTTGAGTTCCCCGGAGGCGAGACCATGCTCGTGGACGGAGGGGGGGTCTACCGCTCCGGCTTCGACGTGGGCGAGAGTGTCGTTGCCCCGGTCCTCTGGGGCAGGAAGATAAAACGGATCGACTACCTTGTCTTGAGCCACGCCCAGCGCGACCACATGGGCGGGCTCGGCTTCATCGCCGGGAACTTCTCCCCGCGGGAGTTCTGGTGGAACGGCTATGGAAAGCTCGGGGAGCTCGGAGACGCTCTTGCCCTCTCCGGCACCGAGGTCGTAAGGGTCTCCACCTCCACGCCCCCGAGGGATATAGGAGGGGTGCGGGTAGAGTTCCTCCATCCGCCGAAAGATACTCCGTTCCCCTTCGACATGAACAACAACTCCGTCGTACTGAAACTCACTCACGGCAGCCGGAGTTTTCTCTTCTCCGGGGACGTGGGGGGTGAAGTGGAACAGTATATCGCCTCCGCCGACGTCAAGGCCGATGTCTTGAAGGTGCCGCACCACGGGAGCCGCACTTCCTCGTCCGCCCCGTTCATAGACGGCGTGGCTCCGGTCTTTGCCGTGGTCTCCGCGGGGCAAGGGAATCCCTTCGGCTTTCCGCACCCGGAGACAACGGAACGCTACTCGTCCCGGGGCGTAAGGCTCCTGCGTACCGACAGGCACGGCGCGGTAACCGTGGTAACGGACGGGGAAACCCTTGACGTCGATACCTATTTGACGGGTCCGGTAAGGTAGTGTATACTTTTTAGTATGAGGGCGTTTTTCTTCATAGCCGTGTTACTTATAATGGGGGTTCTGGCCCCCCCCTCCGCGTTCGCCGACTTCTACCAGTGGAGAGACGAGAAGGGGGTGCTCCATGTCGCGGACGACCTGGAGAAGGTCCCCCAGGAGTACCGGGGCAAGGCGGAGATCTTTAAGACCACGCCCGGCGAGGAGCCGTCCGAAAAGCCCACCCGTCCGGCCCCGCCCAGGTCTTCCCCCAGGCCGGACACCGGAGAGGAGCTTTACGGCGACCGTACGCTCTCGTGGTGGAAGAGGGCCTTTAGCGACAAGAGAAGAGAGATAGGCGAGTACGAAGGGAAGCAAGAGCAAAAGAGCGCCTACGTGGAGGTCTTTGAAAAGGGCAGGAGGTTCGGGCAGATATACACCAAGGAAGAGATAGATGCTTACGAGAGGTACAAAAAGGAACTCCCCGGGATAGAGAAAACACTCGCCAAACTGCGCTCCCAGCTGGATACGCTTAAGAGGAAGGCCAGACTCGGCGGAGTGTCGAAGAAGATAAGGGAGGGTCAGTGAGGTCGTGATCTCAGTTCCAAGACCTTCCGGCGTATGTTAGCATCGCGCGGGAGTATCCGTAGAGACGTTTCGTATTCGTCCAGCGCTTGCTTGAGCTTCCCCTGTTTTTCGTACGACATCGCAAGGTAGCGGTGGGCCGGAAGCCCCATCGGGTAACCAATCGCCGCAGGTTTCAGGAGTTCTTCCGCCCCGACGTAATCCCCCTCGTTGAAGCGTATAATTCCCAACCTCAAGAGCGCCCTGTAGCCTGCCATACTGTATGGGTTCGACCATGAAAACGTGACCGCTCTTCCGTCCGAGGGCGGAAGGCCCAGCCTGGCGAGTATTCCGCCGTACAGCTCCCTTGCTCTCTCGATATCCCCGGTCTTCTCGGCCACCCGGGCGGCGTCGGCAGCGACCGTCAGGGCCTCCGGCCGGTCCTCCAGGACCCGGTCATAGAACTCCATGGCCCGGGCGTAGTCCCCGGAGTTGACGGCCCTTGTGGCCAAATGCAGATAGGCGAACGCATTCGACTCCGACGCCTTTCTTATCTCGTCGTCCATGCCCCGGTATACGAATAGAAAGAGGATGACGCTCAGGGCCGCTGCCGCTGTCCTCGTGCGCAACCCCCCGGCGATGGTAAGGCGCTTTAACGCGTATCCCGCGCATGGGAAGAGAAAGACCGAGACGGGCACGCGCAGCTTCGAGGAGATGAAGAACGGTACAACCGAGAGCATGTAGGCGAACAGCAGCGCCGGCAGGAGTTTTTCCTCCTTCGTGCCCGAGAAGAGCATCCAGAACGCGCCCAGCAGCCCCATAACCGCCAGCATGCCGAAGCCCTGGAGCGGCCCGAGCAGGACCGGCGAGTAGTTCCGAAAGAAGCCGTACTTATATATGTTGGTTATCTCCAGCTCGCTCCAGAAGAGATGGAGCTTTTTCAGGTAGAGCGAGGCCGCCTTTCCCGGAGAGTCCTTAAGGAACTCCGTGCCGAGACGGAACCAGAAGCGCGAGCCCTCCGACGGCTTTAACCTCTTGCCGGACCTTTGCTCAGCCAGGGCGTGGGCGCTGGAGTATATGTTCGCGTCGTTACTTATGCCCAACCCCATTGGGACGTCTAATATGCCCGGGGCGGCGGGGTTGTTGCCGAGGAAGAAGCTGAAGCCGCCGCCGGAGGATATAAGCACGAAGTCGTCGCCGACCTTGTAGTTGCGAAGCGTCACCGGAAGGAGGACCATGAGCGTCCCCAGGACGAGGGCGTACGGGGCCGCTTTTTTCAAAGAGGGGTTCGGTCCGGCAATGACCGTCCATAGGAAGTAGACCGGTGCCAGGAGCAGGACGTTGGGCCTGTTCAGCGCCGAGAGTCCGAGAAAGAGCCCCGCAAGGAGCGCTCGGCCCGGCTTCCCGGAGTCGAACGAAAGGAGCAGGCAGTAGAGCGAGAGCGAGAGGAAGAGTATTGCCGGCGCGCTCGAGAGCATAAGCCCCTCGTGGAAGAGGAACGGGGCGAAGAGCGCGGCCCAGAGCCCCGTTGCCAGCCCGACCCCCGTGCCGTACAGGCGCTGCCCGATAAGGTAGATGACACCGGAGCTTGCCGCCCCCATCAGGCACTGCGCCGCCTGTACGGCGAGATAGTTCTTGCCGAAGACGGCGAACAGCACGGCCAGGAAGTACGGGTAAAAGGCGCCCCCGCCGAATGTGAAGACCTGCTTCCCGAGCCAGTCTCCGCCGAGTATCCTCTCGGCGTCCATTATATAGGTCATGGAATCGCTCAGGGGATAAGAGCTGAAGGGGTTTTCGGCCTGGGAGTAGAGATATGCCGCCCGTACCAGAAGGGCGAAGCCGAATACCGCGAGGAAGCCGAAAGCACTTGTGCCGGGGCGTGCGTTCATATTACTCCGGGGCAGACTATGATTAAAATGATACGGCGGAGCCCTGTTTAAGGAACTCCGCCGGAAAAGTTGGTGGAGGCGGTGGGAATCGAACCCACGTCCGGTAACGCTTCAACCGGGGCATCTACATACTTAGCCTGTGATTTAGTCTCGCGCCGCGGTCCCCCACAGGCAGGGTGCCGCTGCGCCAGTCCGATTAGCTCTCGCCTTCAGGTCCTCCGGACAAAGCCCCAAAGGCCATCCTGCTGCTTGTCGTCCTTTAACGCCCCGCAGGAAAGGCCGTCAAGGACGCTGGCCGGGTTTAAGCGGCCAGTGCGTAGTTATAGTCGTTGCCGACTATTGGTTGTCCGCTTTATTTACGAGTTTGCGGAACTCGGTATGCTTCCCTCGGCCAGAGACCGTCCCGTCGAAACCAGTCGCCCCCCTTTCAGTTAAATGAAGTACATTTTACCATATAAATGTCCGGCACACAAACCTATTGTTTTTTGCCGACTGCCTCCCTTGCCGCGTCCATCACCGCCTTGAGCGGCACTTTCTTCCTGTCGGCGGCCCTACGGCAGTCCTCGTACTCGGGGTGGAGGTTCACCACCTGTCCGTCCTTTAGCGAGAGCTTCACACCCACGGTGCCGTACTTTGTCTTCACCTTTATCATCTTCCGTTCGAGGCAACGCCTCTCGACCGGCCAGGCCCTTACGCCTATGGTGGTCGACTCCTCGAAGATTATGTCCGTAAGGGTTTTCTTCCTCCCTTCGTCCGTGAGCACCGTAAGGAGCACGCCGGGCCTGGACTTCTTCATCTGCACCGCGGTGAAGTAGACGTCCAGCGCTCCGGCGGCGAAGAGCTTTTCCATTAGATGGCCAGCAAGCTGCGGACTCATGTCGTCTATGTTGGTCTCTATGACGGTAAGGCCGGAAGCCGCATGCGTGCCCTCGCCGAGCACCACCCGGACCAGGTTGGGTATCTCTTTGAACTTTCCGCTCCCCGCGCCGTAGCCTATCCCTTCGACCGTCATCGCGGGCATTTCTCCGAAGCCCGCGCAGAGGGTCTTCAGTATCGCCGCTCCCGTGGGGGTGGTGAGCTCTCTAGCGACGGGCGAGGGGAGTACTGGCACGCCCTTCAGGAGTTCGAGCGTGGCGGGCGCGGGTACGGGCATCGTGCCGTGGGAGGTCTCGACCAACCCAGACCCGAGCGGCAGGGGAGAGGCGTAAACCCTGTCCGCCTTGAGCTCGGTTACGGCTATGGCAGTACCCACTATGTCCACTATCGAGTCGATTGCCCCGACCTCATGGAACTGTACCTTCCCCGGCGCTACGGCGTGCACCCGTCCCTCGGCCTCGGCGAGCTTTCTGAATATGGAGGTGCTAAGGCTCTTTACGTCTTTGGAGAGCTTGCTCTTCTCGATGAGCCCCTTTATGTCCTTGAACGTCCGGTGGTGGCGGCTCTCCTTTACGCCGACCTTGAAGCTTGCGCCCTCTATCGAGTGACGCCGCTCCCTGGTGGTCTTTATGGTATAGCCGCCGACCGGGAGTTTTTTCAACTCGCTGCGGACTTTCTTTATGTCGACCCCGAGGTCCAGAAGCGCGGCCATGCACATGTCCCCGCTTATACCTGCCGGGCAATCGAAGTATAGAAGTTTCATGGTGGGTCTACTCCCTGTTTATAAGGCTCGCCGCGTAGGCCGCGCCGAAGCCGTTGTCTATGTTGACGACACTCACCCCGGCGGCGCACGAGGTGAGCATTGCCATGAGTGTGGTAAGCCCCCCGAGGTTCGCGCCGTAGCCGACCGAAGTGGGCACGGCCACCACGGGCCGCGCCACAAGCCCGGCGACGACACTCGGAAGCGCCCCCTCCATCCCGGCGACGACTATGAGGACGTTGGCGTCGAAGAGCGCCTTCTTCTTATGCAGGAGTCTGTGGATCCCCGCCACGCCGACGTCGTAGAGCCTTCCGACCCTGTTGCCCATGCACTCGGCCGTAACCACGGCCTCCTCGGCCACGGGCACGTCCGAGGTCCCGGCGCATACGACGAGCACCGTGCCGCGTCCGGCCTTCTTTATCGGGTGCGACTTTATGAATACGGTCCTCGCAATCCCGTTGTGCTCGGCTTTCGGAAAGCTCCTCTTTAAGGCCCCGGCCTTCCTCGCATCGAGCCTTGTAATGAGCACGTTCTCGCCGCGTCCGGCCATGCGCCTTGCGATCTCCTTTATCTGGGCCGTGCTCTTGCCCTCGCCGTATATGACCTCGGGAAAGCCCTGCCTGAGCGAGCGGTGCGTGTCGATGGTGGCGAAGTCGAGCTCCTCGAACGGGAGGGACTTTAGCTCTTGAAGGGCGTCCGGGATCGAGAGGTTTCCCTTCTTTACATTGGCGAGCAGTTTTTTAAGAGTCTTTACGTTCATGTTTTTTTATGCCCCTGGGGTGAGAGCGGTTCATTATAGAATGGGCGTGGAGATAAAGTCAATCAAGCCCGCACCATGATGGTGCTTCATTTTCTGGACGGCCGTTAGTGGCATTGGCCATGAAAGAGGCTTATTTACATGCAATACCTTGCGCTACCTACCGCGTGAAGTGCTCGAAGCCGTCGGAGGCAAGGGAGACGGGCCTGCCGTCTTCCCCTATGACCGTAACGCCCTTCTCCGGCGGAAGGACCCGGCCTATGGGGGTTATCAGTGTCCCGGTCTCTTCTGCCAGGCGCGAGACCTCCCGCTCTTTTCCCTCCGGGGCGGTAAAGAGCAGTTCGTAGTCCTCCCCGCCGGATAGAGGGAGATGTTTAAGCTCCGGGTTTTCGGAGAGGCACCCTTTCATGAGGTCCGAGAGCGGTAATCTCCCGAGCTCCACCTCGGCGCCGACGCCGCTCTCACTACAGATATGCTTGAGGTCGCGGACCAGTCCGTCGCTTACGTCTATCATCGCACTCGCAAGCCCCCTCTTTGCGAGCTCCTCGCCTTCTCTTACCCTCGGGGCCGGGTCGAGCTGCTTCATGGCCGCCCGCCCTAACGGCCCCTCCAGGGCCGCCTGTCCGTTCTCCTTTAGGGCTTTCAGTCCGAGGGCGGCATCCCCGAGCGTGCCGGTTACGAAGACGGTTTCCCCTGGTTGCGCCCCGCTTCTTAACAGAACCGCCGCCCTTTCTGCCTCGCCGAGAACGGTCGTGCCGACGACGAGCCCCCCCCCCTCCCCATCCCCGTCCGAAGAGGCCGAGCTGTTGCCCCCGATGAGCCGCACCCCGAATTCTTCGGAGGAGTCCTTTATGCCGCGGTAGAGCTCGTCGATGAACTCTCCTTCGGTGGAAGGCGGCATGGCGAGGGAGACGAGCAGGAAGCAGGGCCGTCCGCCCATGGCCGCTATGTCGGATAGCGAGATGCTTACGGACTTCCTGCCCAGGAGGTAAGGGGAGGTGTAGGCGAGGGAAAAATGTACGTCCTCCACCATGATGTCCGTGGTGGAGAGCAGACAGGCGCCGTCGCTCTGGAGCGTTACGGCCGCGTCGTCCCCTATGGCCTTTACTATGCGTGGGTGGGGTTCCGCGAACCTCTCTTCGAGGAGTTTTATGAGGGGGCCTTCGCCGAGATCCTTAAGGCGCATCCGAATACCGGTGCTGCGGTCAGGGTCTTGCCTGTGTCTTTCCGGGGGAGTTCTTTGCCTTGGGCTTAGGCGTTCCGTCTTTTTTTTTGAATACAAGCTCGAGCACCTCGTCCATGTGCTTGACGAAGATTATATTCATCTGCTCCTTTACGCTTGCGGGTATCTCCTCGAGGTCCTTCCTGTTCCTTTCGGGCAGGATGACGGTCTTGGTCTTGGCCCTGAGCGCGGCAAGGCATTTTTCCTTTACGCCTCCCACCGGAAGGACCTTTCCCCTCAAGGTAATCTCCCCGGTCATCGCCACGTTCTTGTCGGTCGGGGTCTTGGTGAGCGCGGATATGATGGTGGTGGCCATGGTTATTCCCGCCGACGGGCCGTCCTTGGGGATGGCGCCGGACGGTACGTGGATGTGTATGTCGCAGTTCTTGTGGAAGTCCTCGGGCAGGCCGTGGGTGCCGGCCCGCGCCCTGGCGTAGCTGAGCGCGGCCTGGGCGGACTCCTTCATGACGTCGCCGAGGTGCCCGGTGAGGGTGAGCTGGCCCTTGCCCTTCATGATGGTGGCCTCGACGTAGAGGACCTCTCCTCCCACCGGCGTCCATGCAAGCCCGGTCGCCACGCCTATCTCGTCCTTTTCCCGCTCGGCCTCGTGCATGTACTTCTCGGCGCCGAGGTAGTCATGCAGGTTTTCCGGCTTTATGACGGTGGGCTTTTTATCGCCGGAGGCCACCTTCTTGGCCACCTTCCGGCACAGGCTCGCGATCTCGCGCTCGAGCCCCCGAAGGCCCGCCTCCCGGGTGTGCTCGCTTATTACCTTCTCGACCGTATCGGCCGGTATGGTCAGGAGCTTTTCGCTCAGGCCGTGCTCCTTTATCTGCCGCGGGACTATGTACTTCATGGCTATGGCCACCTTCTCCTCCTCGGTGTAGCCGGGGATGTCTATAGTCTCCATCCTGTCCATAAGCGGGCCGGGTATGGAGTCGGGGAGGTTGGCGGTTGTTATGAACATGACCTTCGAGAGGTCGAAGGGGACGTTCAGGTAGTGGTCGCTGAAGGCGTAGTTCTGCTCGGGGTCGAGCACCTCCAGGAGTGCCGCGGACGGGTCCCCCCTGAAGTCCATGCCGAGCTTGTCTATCTCGTCCATCATGAAGACGGGGTTCTGCGTGCCGGCCTGCTTCATGGCCTGGATAATCCTGCCCGGCAGCGCCCCCACGTACGTGCGCCTGTGTCCCCTTATTTCGGCTTCGTCCTTGACCCCACCGAGCGATATCCTTACGAACTTCCTGCCCATCGCCCTTGCGATAGAGCGTCCGAGCGAGGTCTTCCCGACCCCCGGGGGGCCGGCGAAGCATAGTATGGGGCCGCGGGTCTTTCTCTTCAGCTTCCTGACGGCCAGGTACTCGAGTATCCGCTCCTTCACCTTGTCCAGGTCGTAGTGGTCGTCGTCGAGGACCTTCCGGGCCTTTGGGATGTTGAGCGTGTCCCTCGTCTGTTTTTTCCACGGGAGCTCGACAAGCCACTCCAGGTAGGTCCTTATGAGCGCGGCCTCGGCCGTATCCGGGTGCATGGTGTCGAGCCTCTCGGCCTGCTTCATGGCCTCCTTTTCCACGTCCTTCGGCATGCGGGCCTTCTTTATCTGCTCCTTGAAGGTCTCTATCTCCTCGGTATCCTCTATGTCGCCGAGTTCGGTCTTTATGGCCTTCATCTGCTCGCGCAGGTAGTACTCCCTCTGGCTCTTGTCCATCTCCTCGCGGGCCTGGGTCTGGATCTTGGCCTGCACCTGTGTGACCTGGAGCTCTTTAACGAGGAGTTCGTTTACCTTCTCGAGCCTCTTTACCTGGTTTGTGGTTTCGAGCACCTCCTGGGCCTCTTCCACCTCCAGGGCGAGGTTGGTGGCCACCAAGTCCGCGAGCTTTCCGGGCTCCTTGACGGTATCGAGCACCGTCAGGACCTCGGGGAAGGCCGCCTTGCCCATTGATGCGAGCTTTTCGAGAAGGTCCCTTACGTTGCGTATGAGTGCCTCGGTCGCCACGTCGAGCGTCTCCGCCGGGCGGTCCTTCACCTGCTTTACGGACGCGGTGTAGAAGGGGTTTACTTGCGGGAAGCGGGTCGCCTTGCCCCTGGCAAGGCCCTGGACCAGTATCTTCACCCTCCCGTCGGGGAGCTTGAGCATCCTCATGATCATGCCCACGGTCCCGAAGTCGTACAGGTCCGCGGGCTCGGGCTCTTCCTTGGAGGAGTCCTTCTGGGCGGACATGAAGAGCAGCCTGTCCTTGGTGAGCGCGGCGTCGACGGCGTTTATGCTCTTCTCGCGGCCGACAAAGAGCGGCACTATCATGAACGGGAATATCACCACGTCCCTTACCGGAAGGACCGGCAGGGTGTCGGGTATGGTAATCTGCTCTTCGTTTGTCGTCTGTTCTTCGGCCATCGGGCCCCCTTTTATACCCCTAAGACTGCTCTACGGGGATATGCTGCAACCTTCCGCGTTTTTCCTCGACCCTCGGCATCCTTATCGTGAGTACGCCGCCTTTGTATACGGCCTTCGCCTTTGCCGGGTTGACCACCTGTGGTATCTCGATGGTCCTGAAGAGCCTCCCGAAGGACCTCTCCATGCAGACGTAGTTGACCCTGTTGTCCTCGAAGCACTCGTACTTGAGCGCCTTTATGCTGAGCGCGTTCTTAAAGAGCGTTACCTCTATGTCCTCGGACCGCACCCCGGGCAGTTCGACTTCCACCACAACGAAGTCGTCGGAGGTCGAAAAGATGTCGGCCCTGGGCATGTTGCCTATGGGCTTGGACCCATCCGAGTGCAGGATCTCCTCCATGTCCGAGATCAGCGACTGCACCGTTTCGGTCTGGTCCGGTGCGGAGCTCACGCTCCGGACCTTTTTGGATGCTTTTGCCATGGGCGTTCTCTATGCTCCGGCCGGGCTCACAGCTTAAGCCCTTTCAGGAACTTCTTGAGTTTTTTGCCGGTTTCGGGGTGCTTGAGGCCGAAGGCTATGTTGGCCGTGAGGTAGCCGAACTTATCCCCGGCGTCGTAGCGCTCCCCCTCGAACTCGTAGGCGTATAACTCCTGGCTTTTAAGGAGCCCCTTCATGGCGTCGGTCAGTTGTATTTCGCCGCCCTTGCCGGGCCGGGTCCGCTCGAGACAGCCGAATATCTCGGGGGTCAGTATGTACCTGCCGATTATGGCCAGGTTCGACGGCGGCTTCCCCTTCGGTTTTTCGACCAGGTTGCGGACCCGGTATACCCTGGGGGCTACCTTTTCGGCGTCCACGACCCCGTAGAGGTGGGCCTCCCTGGCGGGGACCCGCTTTACGGCGACGACACTCGATGCGTAGCGCTTGAAGACCCGGAGCATCTGTTTCATGGCCGGCACCCTGGAGTCTATTATATCATCTCCGAGGAAGACCGCAAACGGTTCGTCTCCCACCATGTTCTTCGCGCAGAGTATGGCGTGCCCGAGCCCGAGCGGCTTCTTCTGCCGGGTGTATGTGTAGTTGACCAGCTCCGAGATCTCCTCCATCATCGCGAGCGTTTCCTTCTTGCCCTTCTCCTTCAAGTGCAGCTCGAGTTCGAACGAGGTGTCGAAGTGGTTCTCTATGGCGGTCTTCCCCATGCCGGTGATCATGATGATCTCCTCCATGCCCGAGGCCTTGGCCTCTTCCACCGTGTACTGGATGAGCGGCTTGTCCACGATGGGGAGCATCTCCTTGGGCACGCTCTTGGTGGCGGGCAGAAACCTCGTGCCGAGACCGGCGGCCGGGAAGACTGCTTTCGTTACCTTCATATATAAGGGGATAATATGGTTTTTTTGGGGATAAGTCAAGCCGTGCGGCAGCACCCTGAGGGTGTTTCGAATTCAGGACGGCCGTTCGGGGTGCGAGATAGCAATGGTGTATTGGGCCGCATACACGCTAACCGTGCGGCAGCACTTAGCCCACCGGGGCGAAGTCGAAGGTGTAGCTTATGGTGAAGTCTTCGGCGCCACGGAGCCTTTTGAACCTCCAGAGGCGTATCCTCTTCAAGATGGAGTTCTCGAGGGGAGAGTAGAGGAGGGTGGAGCCCTCCATCCGGATGTCGGTGACGGTCCCGAAGGCGTCTATGACGAACGCAACGGTTATCGTGCCCTTGAGCGACGCCTCGTCCCTGAGCGCGTTATTGTAGAGGTACTTAAGCCCGCCAACGTAGGACTTCACCACCTTGTATACGTCGGCCTCCTCGCGTATGATCCTGCTCTTGTCGGGTTCCCCCCCTCTCCCCCCCGTCTCTTTGAAGGAGGCCGACTTCCTCTTATCCCTTACTATATCCTCGGCGCTCCGGGGCTTTCCCCTGTCCGTTACGAACTCCCCGGTAAGGTCGGCCACATCGACCTCTTCGAGCCCTCCGAGCCCTTCCCTGACGTCTTCGTCGACCTTACGCGCCCCGCTTATTATCGAATCGACGTCCCTCCAGACGTCTTCGCTGCCGAGCCTGGAGAGCATCCCCTCCCTGGCGCCGATTACGCCGAGTATGCCCTTCCGGCCGACCCGCTCGCGTACGCCTTCCCTTCCGGCCGCCCCGCTCTTCTTTGCCACCTTAACCTTCTCTTCCCTCGCCGGAGTTTTTTTCCTCTCCTCCTTTTTCACCTTCTTCTCCGGCGGCTTTTCGTCAGCCTTCGTGACCTTGAGTACGGTCTTCTTCTCGGTCCTTATCTGGTGCGGCATGAGGATGAGCCTGGCGAACCTCTTGGGCATGGCCTTTATGGCCTCGATAGGCGGCGCCTTCGATATCTCGATGGAGTTCAGGTGGTTGACGAAGTAAGCGTGGGTAGAGAGCGAGAGGAGGAGGAGGAGGAGGAAGACCCGGTCCCTTGTCGATACGAAGGGGAACTTTGTCGGCAGCGGCTCTCTCCTCGTGTAGCCGAACCTGACGAGCGTATCACCGAGCGACAGCTCCCCGGA harbors:
- a CDS encoding AgmX/PglI C-terminal domain-containing protein, whose product is MSSAGAALFVSILTRSGEVETVYPTGGLTLGRDLACDVSAELPNLPESYTFIKKSGAGHTLRLLKGIPGVLRRRKKEVHLDALVEMDLVEKKGGFYLVELSPGTSGELSLGDTLVRFGYTRREPLPTKFPFVSTRDRVFLLLLLLSLSTHAYFVNHLNSIEISKAPPIEAIKAMPKRFARLILMPHQIRTEKKTVLKVTKADEKPPEKKVKKEERKKTPAREEKVKVAKKSGAAGREGVRERVGRKGILGVIGAREGMLSRLGSEDVWRDVDSIISGARKVDEDVREGLGGLEEVDVADLTGEFVTDRGKPRSAEDIVRDKRKSASFKETGGRGGEPDKSRIIREEADVYKVVKSYVGGLKYLYNNALRDEASLKGTITVAFVIDAFGTVTDIRMEGSTLLYSPLENSILKRIRLWRFKRLRGAEDFTISYTFDFAPVG